Genomic segment of Candidatus Saccharimonadales bacterium:
TGCTAACCCGGGTGGAGAGATGAACGGGCTACCGCCACTCAATAATCCAGCCAGCTACGCGGCCTCCTCAACAGTCGACACCAGTACCCTAACTCTGGGCCAGACGGCCACCTTCAAGAACTATATAGATGTTTCAGACTACTCCTCACCTGATAATGTTGGCTGGCAGGTGCAGCGGACTGTAAATGGTAGTCCCGTGGGAGGCCCTACGACTGGCACACTTGCTACTAGCGGGAATGGTCTAAAAAAAGTCGAAACGGATACCTACACAGATGTTAGTGATCCTCCCGGGACGGTCGTCTGTGACGACTTTAGTATCGATAACCCGCCTCCCGATAGTGAGGTCACGACAAGAAACTCAAGTGCCTGTACGACCGTCTTAGCGCAGCCGTATCTAACGGTGAGCGGTAATGATGTGTGGGCCGGAAGCGACTTCAACTATGCCGGAGTTGCCAACCCGTGTTCAACCGTACGGAACTCTAACATAAAGACATGGGTGAGTGCGTCAGGCTACGGCTCGTTTGGCCAGTACGCCGTTATGGCTCGCGGTACTATTACCGGAATGGGCTCGAATGGCTCTTCTGGCAACGCAAACAATACTGGCTTCACATTCGCCAATACTCCCGTGAATGGAAAGCTGGGCGACTCGACTCGATGTGTACCCGACTATTACAACGCGGTCGGTACGGGCGGAACCGGGCTTGGTGGCTCCGTCGACCCGGATACGCTCACCTCTAAGATCTATTATCGTAACGGCAACCTTACTATTAACGGTGGTGGAGCTACAGGACAAGTCGGCGGGGGAGTTCATGCAGCGATAGTTGTCAACGGAACAGTCACAATTAAAGGAGACGTGACCTATCCAGGTACTTACAGTTCTCAAACGGATATACCGTCTCTATGGGTAATTGCCAATGGCAATATCAATATCCAGGATAACGTGGGTACCATTACTGGCTTCTACGTCGCCGAAGGTAAAAACGCAGGCCCAACCAGCGGGGTAGTCCAGACATGCGTAAAACCAGGCAGCACTACTACTTACAACCCACTTACAACAGGCGTCTGCAATACGACTTTGACGGTTAAAGGAGCACTTCTCGCCAAACAGGTCTATTGGCAGAGAACGAACGGCACCGTTGCTGCCGGTCAACCTCCTGCAGAACAGATACAGTTCTCGCCTGAGCTCTTCCTGGAAAGCCCGTTGATGAATACGAGCCCGCCTGGTGGTCTATCGACCAACCAATTTACACAACTCCCACCCGTCTACTAACCTTACGTTTATCAGATAACTATTCTTAACAAACTAATTTTGCTTATGGTAGAATGCAGAGAGTATGAATATATTTAACGCGGTGGGCGACTTCTTTGCGCTTGACATTGGCGCAACTTCACTCCGGGTGGTGCAACTAAAGAGAGCAGGACACTCGTGGTCGCTTGTCCGCTACGGTCTAGCGCCGATTGATGTCAAACTTGCTATGAGCGATGCCACTGAAGACCAGCGCAAGGTAGGTGACGCGATTATTGCACTTGTTACGCAGGTTGGTCTGACTACAAACAATGTGGTGGCAGGCATACCTTCTAACAAGATGTTCGCAACGGTTGTTGATTTACCACATCTATCAAAGGCCGAACTTGCTAGTACAATTAAGTACCAAGAAGATCAATATATCCCCATACCTATTGGCGAAGCCAAAGTCGATTGGGCGGTACTCGGTACCTCTCCGCGCGATCCGCAAAAAGACGAGGTCTTACTTGCGGGTGTCACCAATAAGTTCAGCGAACAGCGTCTTGATATGCTCGAAAGCCTCGGACTTAACGTTGTCGCCATCGAGCCGGACGCCTTAGCTCTCTCTCGTGCGCTGATCCCGCTTGGCAATAACGATCCAATGATCATTCTCGATCTTGGTGACTATGCAACCGATCTGGTAGTAGTTGTCGGTGGCGCACCGCGGCTGATTCGTTCAATCCCAGTCGGCAGTAAGTCGTTTATAAAGGCAGCCGTTCAGACTCTCAGTATCGATGAGAATCAGGCGCAACAGTTTATCTACAAGTTTGGTCTACATCAGGACAAGCTTGAAGGACAGATTTACCGCGCACTTGAATCTACTGTCGACCAGCTTTATGCCGAGTTTGAGAAGTCGGTCAAGTTCTACCAGACACGTTACCCCAGCAGCCCGCTTAAGAACGCTATTCTATCTGGTGCGGCCGCCGTTATCCCAGGGTTCGGTGATCACATTACGCATAAGTCTGGTATGCCAGTGGTAATTGGGAACGCCTGGCAGAATGTGAGCTATCCGGGCAATATGCATGAAGATCTTATGAAGCTGGCAAGTACTTTCTCGGTAGCGGTCGGTTTAGCGGAGAGAAATCATGGTTGAGCTGAACTTACTGCCAGACGTAAAACGAGAGTATATTGAGACGCAACATCTCAAGCGCAACATAATAGCTCTCTCGATTCTTGCCATCCTTATCTCTATTGCTGTCGTAGTTCTCATGGCTTTCTATGTCAACGTTGTTCAGTCGATTGCTCAAACGAATGTTAAAAACGACATCACGAAGAGCACGACTCAGCTGCACGCTATTCCGCAGCTTTCTAAAATTCTCACTGTGCAAGATGCACTTAGTACGCTGCCAACACTCAAGAGCCAGCAAGTAATCAATTCACGTCTATTCGCTTATCTAACTGATCTCGTCCCTACAACCGTAGCTTTGAATAAGCTCGATATCGAACAGTCGGCCACTTCTATTGAATTTGACGGTGTCTCCCAGGACTACACATCACTAAATGTCTTTGCCGATGACTTAAAAGATGCACAGTTGACCTATGGCCCTTCAAACAATCGCCAAACTATCCAGCCGTTTAGCAAGGTTGTCATAACGAGTGCAGACCAGTCAAACAATACGACGACTCCCGGAGTTAGCTTCCAGATAACGATGAACTTTAACTCGGTCATCTTCGCCCAAACAACTACTAGCCCGACGATAAATATTCCGAATATTAATCCGAACCAACAATTTGCCCAATCGGGTCAGATCTTTGGGGGTAATGGTCAATGAAACAACCAGTCACAGGCAAAGCTCTAAATTTGGGAAAGAGGCAGAAGATTGAGAAAGCCAACAATGCTATCTTGGTGATTGTTGCCGTAGCTGCGGTTTTTGTCTCCATGGCCCTTGTAACATGCAACTTCCTCTGGAAACAGATACAGCATAACGATCGTGTCTACAAGAAAGAGAAGAGTGTCAGTAATCTCCTTAAGGAAAACGTTACAAGCGCTCAGAACTTATCTGCTCAATACCAACTGATTAACTCATCAAGTAGTGTCGCAAACGCCCAGACGATACTTGATGCTCTTCCGCCTACCTATGACAACCCTGATCTACTAGCTTCAATCCAGACAGTTGTTGAGCAGAGTGGGCTAAGTCTTGTCTCTTTGACGTCAACCGACCTCAATGGCCAAGTCTCAGACATGTCTGCTACTCCTGCACCTGTTCAGATTCCATTCTCGCTTCAGGTCTCGGGGACATACCAGCAGGTCAATACGCTCGTCACTAACTTGGAAAACACTATCCGGCCTATGGACGTCGAGGCGATAGTGCTCTCGGGCACCGATAGTAGTATGACTGCGACACTCACCGTCAACACCTATTACCAACCAGTAAAGTCACTCAACGTGTCAACGCAGGAGGTTAAATAGATGAAAAAGAATGACATCGCAGTTATAATCCTCATTGTCTCTATAAGCCTTGTCGTCTCATTCTTTGTTGGCAAATCACTTCTTGGCAGTCCAGCAAATAAACCAGTTGCTGTTGAGGTCGTTCAGCCGATTAGCGGAACGTTCACAACTCCAAGCACAGCCATCTTTAATAGCCAGGCAATCAATCCAACTCCAGCCATATCGATTGGTAACTCTAACCAGCAACAGCCCTTTGGCCAGTAGCCTGAGAGGTAGATCTTGAGTGTTATCTTCGATGACGATCACCAGAAGAAGTTTGAACAGGTACTTCTGACCGAGAAGCTCTTTTCGAGTACAAAACTTAAAGAATATAAGGAGGCTGCCAGCCAAGCTGAGACGCCTTTTATAAGCTACCTTGTTTCGAACAAGCTCATTAGTGATGAGAACCTAACGCAGATACTAGCCAAGATCGCGGGTGTGCCGTATGTTAACCTAACCGGCGTCTATGTTAACCAACAGATCTTGGAATTGCTGTCCAAAGATATTGCCGAACACTTTATGGCTGTGCCGCTCAGCGAGCTGCAAAATCGTCTAGCTGTTGCTATGCTCGATGCGACCAACGTTCAAGCAGTTGACTATCTTGCCAACAAAATAGGGAAGCCTCTCAAGGTCTACATGGCCTCAGAGAGCGGTATCCGGCGTATTCTCGACCAGTATGGGACAAATCTTCAGGAGGGGGTCAGTGCTGCCATCTCATCAGTCGATCAACAGCAGCAACAAGACAAGGCCGATAAAGAGAAGGAAAAAAAGAAGAGCACCAACCAGGACATCAAAACGATTGTCCAAGACTCTCCGATCAGTCGAGCGCTGAGTACCATACTTGAGTATGCGGCCAAGGCTCGTGCCTCGGATATCCACATTGAACCACTCGAAGATGGTCTGAAAATTAGGGCTCGTGTCGACGGTGTCTTACGCGAGATTATGAAACTTCCGAAGTCAATTGAGCCGGCTCTCGTCTCAAGAATCAAGATTCTTGCCAATCTCAAAATTGACGAGCATCGTATTCCTCAGGACGGTCAGTTTACTGTCCGGGTTGCTGAGAGAGAGATTGACCTTCGTATCGCTATCTCGCCGGTAGTTTGGGGTGAGCAGGTTGTTATTCGTCTTCTAGATAAGTCGAGTTCGACTTTCAGGCTAGAAGACATGGGGTATACAGGGCGTGCTTTGAGGGTTATCCGAGAGGGCATTAAGAAGCCAAACGGCATGATCTTGACAAGTGGTCCAACGGGCTCGGGCAAGAGCACCTCGCTCTACGCTCTGATTGAAGAGATCAAGAGTGATGCCATTAACATTGTTACACTTGAAGACCCTGTTGAGTATAAGATTGATGGGGTAAACCAGATCCAGGTAAATCCCGAAGTGGGTCTCACTTTTGCAACTGGGCTACGATCCATCCTTCGGCAAGACCCCGACGTAGTGCTCGTAGGCGAGATTCGTGATTCAGAGACGGCAAATTTGGCCGTCCAGGCTGCTCTGACGGGTCATCTTGTCTTTTCGACCCTGCACACTAACTCGGCCGCTGGGGTTCTGCCACGCCTCCTCGATATGGGTATCGAACCATTCTTAATTGCCTCAACGGTTGTT
This window contains:
- a CDS encoding PilN domain-containing protein, which translates into the protein MVELNLLPDVKREYIETQHLKRNIIALSILAILISIAVVVLMAFYVNVVQSIAQTNVKNDITKSTTQLHAIPQLSKILTVQDALSTLPTLKSQQVINSRLFAYLTDLVPTTVALNKLDIEQSATSIEFDGVSQDYTSLNVFADDLKDAQLTYGPSNNRQTIQPFSKVVITSADQSNNTTTPGVSFQITMNFNSVIFAQTTTSPTINIPNINPNQQFAQSGQIFGGNGQ
- a CDS encoding ATPase, T2SS/T4P/T4SS family, which translates into the protein MSVIFDDDHQKKFEQVLLTEKLFSSTKLKEYKEAASQAETPFISYLVSNKLISDENLTQILAKIAGVPYVNLTGVYVNQQILELLSKDIAEHFMAVPLSELQNRLAVAMLDATNVQAVDYLANKIGKPLKVYMASESGIRRILDQYGTNLQEGVSAAISSVDQQQQQDKADKEKEKKKSTNQDIKTIVQDSPISRALSTILEYAAKARASDIHIEPLEDGLKIRARVDGVLREIMKLPKSIEPALVSRIKILANLKIDEHRIPQDGQFTVRVAEREIDLRIAISPVVWGEQVVIRLLDKSSSTFRLEDMGYTGRALRVIREGIKKPNGMILTSGPTGSGKSTSLYALIEEIKSDAINIVTLEDPVEYKIDGVNQIQVNPEVGLTFATGLRSILRQDPDVVLVGEIRDSETANLAVQAALTGHLVFSTLHTNSAAGVLPRLLDMGIEPFLIASTVVTVIGQRLVRRIAPDNRMAVQSTSIETESIHETLGRLLPQTKADVAAMAADLGYKDLPLATQTAYTLVKGQDTPQAPDGYLGRVGLYEVMEITEGIQQMIIEHRTSSEIQNRAITDGMITMRQDGYLKALMGITTLEEVNRVAANSA
- the pilO gene encoding type 4a pilus biogenesis protein PilO, which codes for MKQPVTGKALNLGKRQKIEKANNAILVIVAVAAVFVSMALVTCNFLWKQIQHNDRVYKKEKSVSNLLKENVTSAQNLSAQYQLINSSSSVANAQTILDALPPTYDNPDLLASIQTVVEQSGLSLVSLTSTDLNGQVSDMSATPAPVQIPFSLQVSGTYQQVNTLVTNLENTIRPMDVEAIVLSGTDSSMTATLTVNTYYQPVKSLNVSTQEVK
- the pilM gene encoding type IV pilus assembly protein PilM — translated: MNIFNAVGDFFALDIGATSLRVVQLKRAGHSWSLVRYGLAPIDVKLAMSDATEDQRKVGDAIIALVTQVGLTTNNVVAGIPSNKMFATVVDLPHLSKAELASTIKYQEDQYIPIPIGEAKVDWAVLGTSPRDPQKDEVLLAGVTNKFSEQRLDMLESLGLNVVAIEPDALALSRALIPLGNNDPMIILDLGDYATDLVVVVGGAPRLIRSIPVGSKSFIKAAVQTLSIDENQAQQFIYKFGLHQDKLEGQIYRALESTVDQLYAEFEKSVKFYQTRYPSSPLKNAILSGAAAVIPGFGDHITHKSGMPVVIGNAWQNVSYPGNMHEDLMKLASTFSVAVGLAERNHG